The following are encoded in a window of Citrobacter freundii genomic DNA:
- a CDS encoding DUF2002 family protein, which translates to MYLRPDEVARVLEKVGFTVDVVTQKAYGYRRGENYVYVNREARMGRTALVIHPTLKERSSSLADPSTDIKTCDHYQQFPLYLAGETHEHYGIPHGFSSRIALERYLNGLFGDVSTN; encoded by the coding sequence ATGTATTTAAGACCCGATGAGGTGGCGCGCGTACTTGAGAAAGTAGGCTTTACCGTGGATGTAGTGACGCAGAAAGCGTACGGTTATCGACGTGGCGAAAACTATGTGTATGTTAATCGTGAAGCGCGTATGGGACGCACAGCATTAGTGATCCACCCCACGTTAAAAGAACGAAGTTCTTCGTTAGCGGATCCGTCAACGGATATTAAAACCTGCGATCACTATCAGCAATTCCCGCTTTATTTAGCCGGAGAAACCCATGAACATTATGGTATTCCACACGGCTTCAGCTCGCGTATTGCGCTGGAACGTTATTTAAATGGGTTGTTTGGTGACGTGAGTACAAACTAA
- a CDS encoding PLP-dependent aminotransferase family protein, translating into MPRYQQIARQLKTAIEKGELKPGTRLPSSRTWSQELGVSRSTVENAYADLVAQGWLERRGQAGTFVSQQLRLDTSPVAPTVFAGENPTPQLFQMGLPALDLFPREVWARVMGRRLRTQTRSDLALGDVSGELLLRQAIVDYLRVSRSIECLPEQIFITSGYAASMTLILRALANPGAGMWVEDPGFPLIRPVITQEQVELLPVPVDGEGLDVGAGIRDYPQARFALLTPAHQSPLGVALSLDRRHQLLEWAAHARAWIIEDDYDSEFRYHGKPLPPLKSLDAPQRVIYAGTFSKSLFPALRTAWLVVPVTEVARFRRQAALTACNVPLLWQQTLADFIRDGHFWRHLKKMRQHYAQRRQWMESALTEYGFTVVPQQGGIQLVISVSGEDTALVRKANQAGLAVQALSQWRITSTGEGGILLSFTNIPSVEMARQAARQLRLAIT; encoded by the coding sequence TCACGCTCGACGGTGGAAAACGCCTACGCAGATCTGGTGGCGCAAGGCTGGCTGGAACGACGCGGGCAGGCCGGAACGTTTGTCAGTCAGCAACTGCGACTGGACACTTCGCCCGTTGCACCAACGGTCTTTGCCGGAGAAAACCCTACACCGCAACTTTTTCAGATGGGATTACCGGCGCTCGATCTCTTTCCCCGCGAAGTCTGGGCGCGGGTGATGGGGCGGCGTTTACGCACGCAGACACGTTCCGATCTCGCCTTGGGTGATGTCAGCGGCGAACTGTTGCTACGCCAGGCGATCGTTGATTATCTGCGCGTATCCCGCAGTATTGAGTGCCTGCCAGAGCAGATTTTTATTACTTCGGGCTATGCGGCCTCCATGACCTTAATCCTGCGGGCGCTGGCAAATCCCGGCGCAGGGATGTGGGTAGAAGATCCCGGTTTTCCGCTGATCCGCCCCGTTATAACGCAGGAACAGGTTGAACTGCTGCCCGTCCCGGTCGATGGCGAGGGGCTGGATGTGGGCGCCGGGATCCGTGACTACCCGCAGGCGCGTTTTGCCCTCCTCACGCCAGCCCATCAAAGTCCGTTGGGCGTTGCTCTCTCGCTTGACCGTCGACACCAATTGCTGGAGTGGGCCGCCCATGCGCGGGCATGGATCATTGAAGATGACTACGACAGCGAGTTTCGCTACCACGGAAAACCGCTGCCGCCGCTAAAAAGCCTGGATGCGCCGCAGCGGGTGATTTATGCCGGTACCTTCAGCAAATCATTATTTCCGGCTTTACGTACAGCCTGGTTGGTGGTGCCGGTGACGGAGGTCGCGCGCTTTCGCCGCCAGGCGGCGCTGACGGCTTGTAACGTGCCGCTGTTATGGCAGCAAACGCTGGCGGATTTTATTCGTGATGGCCATTTCTGGCGGCACCTGAAAAAAATGCGCCAACACTATGCCCAGCGGCGTCAGTGGATGGAAAGTGCGCTGACGGAATACGGCTTTACCGTTGTACCTCAGCAAGGCGGAATTCAACTGGTGATATCGGTGAGCGGCGAAGATACGGCGTTGGTGCGCAAAGCGAATCAGGCTGGCCTGGCGGTTCAGGCGTTAAGCCAATGGCGAATAACTTCAACGGGAGAGGGCGGTATATTACTGTCATTTACCAATATCCCGTCGGTGGAAATGGCCCGGCAGGCCGCCCGTCAACTTCGGCTGGCAATAACCTGA